In the genome of Porphyrobacter sp. ULC335, one region contains:
- a CDS encoding helix-turn-helix domain-containing protein: MPIRVTLDEVLGTRDMTGKDLARRIGISETQLSLFRSGKVRGIRFSTLSRMCAVLECRPGDLIDYDHADTDLEASEQD, translated from the coding sequence ATGCCGATCCGTGTCACTCTGGATGAGGTGCTTGGCACCCGGGACATGACGGGCAAGGACTTGGCCCGGCGCATCGGCATTAGCGAGACACAATTGTCGCTGTTCCGGTCGGGGAAAGTGCGCGGGATCCGGTTTTCCACGCTGTCACGGATGTGCGCCGTCCTGGAATGCCGGCCGGGGGATCTTATCGACTATGATCATGCCGATACAGATCTCGAAGCGTCCGAGCAGGACTGA
- a CDS encoding DUF2975 domain-containing protein, with protein MALNSHDTALAAASLVIYRLPVLFYLTGVWAIRQTFSKLAGGDIFSELLPALLRRLGLALAGGGVASVFLTPWLWRALPGPMRGSWASFDPSAIAVGLAGLLMIVLGDLMRRAADMKHELDGFL; from the coding sequence ATGGCATTGAACTCGCATGACACGGCTCTCGCGGCAGCCTCGCTTGTCATTTACCGTCTGCCGGTGCTGTTTTATCTGACCGGAGTTTGGGCGATCCGGCAAACCTTCAGCAAGTTGGCCGGAGGCGATATCTTTAGCGAGCTGCTGCCGGCACTTCTTCGCAGGCTCGGTCTTGCATTGGCAGGCGGCGGGGTCGCCAGCGTGTTCCTCACTCCATGGCTGTGGCGAGCCCTTCCGGGGCCCATGCGAGGGTCCTGGGCCTCCTTTGACCCCTCGGCCATTGCGGTCGGACTGGCGGGGTTGCTGATGATCGTCCTTGGCGATCTGATGCGCCGGGCTGCGGACATGAAGCACGAGCTGGACGGGTTTCTCTGA
- a CDS encoding ABC transporter ATP-binding protein gives MRTMFAIEARHLTKHLGNTLIVNKLDLSVPAGSVYGFLGPNGAGKTTTMRLLLGLLRPDDGSVRLLGHDLARERCKALSAVGAFIESASLYEHLSARANLGLTQRLLGLPPQEIDRVLEVVDLVHAGAKRVQDYSLGMKQRLALARALLGSPRLLLLDEPTNGLDPDGIIAMRALIRELPDRIGGTVFVSSHILSEVEQTARDVCLIRKGSIVLQGRVSELLSGDAEVEITLDQPMPALERLAAAGMHARLDGDETIRLSCGHGDHSTAVEANRLLVIDGFAVRSIVPCKRSLEDLYRNALTATVPDSDSTKRMAA, from the coding sequence ATGAGAACCATGTTTGCCATAGAGGCACGACATCTGACCAAACATCTTGGCAACACCCTGATCGTCAACAAGCTCGACCTGAGCGTTCCTGCTGGAAGTGTCTATGGCTTTCTAGGGCCGAATGGCGCTGGCAAGACAACGACCATGCGCTTGCTCCTCGGCCTCCTGCGTCCTGACGACGGATCCGTGCGCTTGCTCGGCCACGATCTTGCCCGAGAGCGATGCAAAGCCCTTTCAGCGGTGGGGGCCTTCATCGAAAGCGCGTCCCTTTATGAGCACCTCAGCGCCCGCGCAAATCTTGGGCTGACCCAGAGGCTGCTTGGCTTGCCTCCGCAAGAGATCGATCGGGTGCTTGAGGTGGTCGATCTCGTGCATGCCGGTGCAAAGCGCGTCCAGGATTACTCGCTGGGGATGAAGCAAAGGCTTGCACTCGCCCGTGCCTTGCTTGGCTCGCCGCGCCTGCTCTTGCTCGATGAGCCGACCAACGGGCTCGACCCGGACGGGATCATCGCCATGCGGGCACTTATTCGGGAGTTGCCCGACCGCATCGGAGGAACCGTGTTCGTTTCCAGTCACATCCTGTCCGAAGTCGAGCAGACGGCGAGGGATGTATGTTTGATCCGCAAGGGATCGATTGTTTTGCAGGGTCGGGTGTCGGAACTTCTGAGCGGCGATGCGGAGGTTGAGATCACACTCGATCAGCCAATGCCTGCTCTTGAGAGACTTGCTGCTGCAGGGATGCATGCCCGTCTGGACGGTGACGAGACCATCCGCCTGAGTTGTGGTCACGGGGATCATTCAACAGCGGTCGAGGCCAACCGGTTGCTGGTGATCGACGGTTTCGCTGTCCGATCAATCGTGCCGTGCAAGCGCAGCCTTGAAGATCTCTACCGGAATGCCCTGACCGCCACAGTCCCGGACAGCGATAGCACAAAGAGGATGGCAGCATGA